TTCTTCTTAGAGAATCCTCAATAAAGACTTACCCTTTCTTAACAATTCGTATTCCCAAAATTCCTTAATAAAAAATAAAGCTTCCCATTTGAACAGGAAGCCTTATTTCGTTTAAAATTTATTCTGCTTCTTCAATTTCCACATTGCGTTCATCGGCTAAATCTTGGAGAGCTGTTTGGTATTCTTGCATCCCCTGAAACCCTTCAGTTAAAACCTGATTAGCCCCTTCAATCATTGAGGGATCCTGTTTTTCCAATGCTTCAACAATCGAATGGAAGCCCTCAAGCTGGTTATTAGCCGCGGTCAGATAAATGTCATGCACCTCAGCAATTTCCTCGTCGTCAATTTCAATTGCTTCAGCCTTTTTAACAAGGTCTTCGTATTTCGGCACAATCGATTCTGTCAATGCATCATATAGTGTCTGATCATCTGTAAAATTAGGCCCTGTGACACTCTCATACTCTGCAACAACTTCCTCTTCCTGTGGTGCAAGCGGCTGGATGTCATCATTAAAATAGCTCACCAGATTATCCTGTTCTTCACTCGAACAGCCTGCTGCAACAATAAGTAAAAATAAAAAACCCCAAAAAATTTTCTTCATGTCAAATCTCCCTCTGTTTTTTGTTCAATTACCATCATATGGCACTTGACCAAAAAAATCTACAAAAGTATGTATAAATCCAATAATTTAGGACAAAAGCACCAAAAAAGCCTCTTGCCCTAAAAGTTGTCTTCAATCTTGAACTTTCAATACAATTTTGCCTTTTGCGTGGCCCGTTTCACTAATCCGATGACCTTCCTGCACTTCAGACAACTCCAGAACTTTTTCTACAACCGGTTTAATCTTTTCCTGTTCAAACAAGTCAGCGATTTTCGCCAAGACTTTTCCGTCTCTCCCCATAGAAACCTGATATGTTTTTACATTATATTTTTCAGCCAATTGGTCATCTGGAGCCGTTGTTGTGGAAGCGAGACGCCCGCCTTCTTTAAGGACTTTGAAACTCCGGTCTTGAACTTCCCCGCCTAGTGTATCAAGAACAACGTCCACCGGTGAAAGTACATCTTCAAAAGCTTCTTCCTCATAATTGATCACTTGATCTGCTCCAAGCTCCTTAAGGAAGTCTACGTTTTTGCCGCTCCCGGTAGTTGCAACCCAGCAGCCATATGCTTTTGCCAACTGAATGGCGAAACTTCCGACACCGCCTGCTCCTGCTTGAATTAATACCCTTTCGCCTTCTTTAATATCAGTAATATCTATCAAGCTTGTCCAGGCGGTTAACCCGACGAGCGGCCCTGAAGCGGCTTCTTCAAACGATAGATTGCTTGGCTTTTTCGCAACCATATTTTCATCCACATGTATATGGTAACTTAAAAGTGAGCCACCATCGCAGTTGAAAATTGAGCCACTCTAATAGAAAATATACCCCTAATGAAATATCAGGGGTTGAACTCGGAGTGATCACATTGATGGAAAAACAAAAAATAATAAAATCATACTTGGAAGGAGTAAGTCAGAGAAAGATTGCCGAACAAACGGGAAAATCTAGAAATACGGTGAAAAGTTACATTGACGATTATGAGAAGAGCAGAAAGGAAGATGTAAGGGATCTTCCAATAGCTGAGAATATTGTAAAGGCGCCTGCATATAAAAAGCGGATTGGTAAAAAGAGAGTATTAACAGATGATATAAAGCGAATTTTGCGCGGCTATATAAAGGAAAATGAATGGAAGAGAAACCACTACATGGCCAAGCAGCAAATGAAAATGATAGATATGCATGAGGCGTTGTTGGATGCCGGACACGCCATTAGTTACACAACGGTGCGAAACTTTGTTAATAAAGAAGTGGCTAAATCAAGGGAGGTGTTTATCCGGCGGAATTGTGTACCTGGTTATGAGGCGGAATTTGATTGGGGCGAAATTAAGCTTGAGATTGATGGAGAAATCAAAAGTTATTCATTAGCAGTTTTCACATTAGCTCACAGCAATTATCGCTTCGCGAAGATTTATCAATCTGAGTCTCAGGTTTGTGTACTGGATGTTCATTCGGAGTTCATTCATCATATCGGTTTTATTCCTAAGGTCTTTACCTATGATAACATGCGGACCGTTGTAAAATCTTTTGTAGGGACAGAGAAAACGGTCACAGATAGCATGATTAATCTTTCCAATTACTATCAGTTTAAAATTCGTTTGTGTGAGCCACGGAAAGGCAATGAGAAAGGACATGTGGAACGGAGTGTAGAGTTTATACGGAGAAAAGCATTCTCAGCAATCTATTCATTTACGAGTTTACAAGAGGCGGAAGATCACCTCTCCTGTACACTTAAAAAGATCAATGAACGGTATCATCATGAACATCAAGTAAAGCATATAACGCTATTGGAAGATGAAAAGAAAGTCGCAAGACCTGCTGTTATGGCACCATTTGATAGCGCGGAGTTGGTTGAATGTCAGGTGAATAAATATAGCACAGTGATGATTAAGCAAAATCATTATTCTGTGCCGGAGGGGCACGTTGGGAAATACATCAAGGCAAAGGCCGGTGCCACGTATATTAAGTTGTTTATTGATGGAGAGCTTGTAGCTGAGCATCAACGAAAATGGGGTGTGCATGAATGGCAAATGAATATTTATCACTATCTGAGTACCTTCCAAAAGAAAAAAGGTGCCATATCCCAAAGTGAATGTTTGAGACAGGCACCAACCCAAATAAAAGATATCTACAACAATTATTATATAGGAAAAGAGAAAGAATTCATAGAGCTGCTTCTTTACGTGAAAGAAAACAATAATCTGAAACGGGTCCTTGAAGCCGTAGAAGAACTAAGTGCCATCCGATTTGATCTCGTCACGACGGACAGCATCCTGTTTATTTGCGGACAATCCACGTCTACGACCAAAGCGTTCTCCGGTGGAGATGAAACCATGAATCAGTCTGTGAGCAACATGGAGGCATACGCAGACATGTTTAATCAAGTCGGATAAGGAGCAGTGACCAATGGATAAACAACAACGAATTATTGATCTATGTAAAGATTTGCGCTTACCAAGCATACGAAAAATCGTTCAGAATGAAGCTTTGGAACAACCAGCTCAAGCATTTGAAGTGTTACTTCAAGTGCTTGAACAAGAAAAAGCCGACCGGCAGGTGCGGGCAAAGCAAAATCGTATCCGTACGGCTAATTTCCCACAGAAGAAGCTATTGGAGGAATTGAGAGTAGAAGAATTACCGGAACAAGCCAGTCAAAAATTACCTCATTTAAAAACACTGGATTTCATAGAGGAAGGGCAAAATGTCATTCTGACAGGTTCATCGGGCACGGGGAAGACCCATATTGCGATTGGGCTTGGAATGGAAGCATGCTTGGCAGGATACCGGGTATTCTACGCTACGGTCCCTTCCTTGATAAACCAGCTAAAGGAACATCGTTCAGAAAGAACCTTGCGCTCATTTGAGTTGAAGTTTGGGAAATATGACGTTGTTATCCTGGATGAATTAGGTTACATTTCTTTCGACAAGGAAGGTGCGGAGTTACTGTTTTCTCACCTCTCGCTACGGGCAGGTAGGAAATCAACAATTATCACCAGCAACCTGCCATTTACGAAATGGCAAGACATGTTTCATGACCCGGTATTGACGGCTGCGTTAACCGATCGTCTTACACATAAATCTCATGTCGTAAACATGATAGGGCCTTCTTACCGAATGAAGGAAACAGAAGCTTGGATCAAAATGAGTGGAAACAAAGTGGCTCAAAATTAAATTGCGAAATGGCTCACTTTTCACTTGCGAAATACATCCACAGCGACATATTCAGCGTATGTCCCGTTCCGCATCATGTCCGGACTGGAAAACACCTCATCACCAACAGAGAACTTAGTCACATCCGATCCAACCTTCTTCACAACGCCCGCGGCATCCCAGCCAATAATCAAAGGGAATTCATATGGTATCGCCTGCTGTAAATAGCCAGCCCGGATCTGCCAGTCCACTGGATTAACCGACGTTGCTTTAATTTCAATCAAAACATCATTTGCCTTTAGTTCCGGCTCTTTGATATCTGTATAATTGAGTACATCCTTATCACCGTATTCTTCCATCACAATTGCTTTCATAGCTTTACCATCCTTTCATTATCTTTATATTTTAACAAAGTGTTATAATATACCAGTATAGAGATCGACGTATTCTCATTCAAGCAAACAAGATTAATGTCTGCTGTTTTAGGCTATGTTACTTATGGGAGGGATAATTGTTAATTTCCATTCATACCCCGTTCATATTTACAAGGTATTATAAGAATAAACAAACGCCATAAGCGTTGTTGACCAAATCAATCATGCAAAAGGAGAGGTTATAATGGTTTACGAAAACAAGCAGGACTGGCCTGAAAAATATGACATCAACAAACTTGTCTCAAAAGAAGAGCACATCAACATGATTATCAACGGTGAAAAAACGTCCGAACGACGTAATGATCGTTATGCTGATCCAGGGATGAGCTGGTGTTAAAAGGACAGGCTTTCGTTATAGAAGATGTCTATCCCCAAAAACTTAAAGACGTCACAGAAGAGGATGTCAAAGAGGAAGGCTACAGTAGCCTCGAACAATATAAGGAAGCCCTAACATCCATTCACCAAAGCGCTGTATGGGACCCTGAGATAGTGGTATGGGCGCATAAATTTAAGAAGAAGTAGGTCTTAAATAAAAACCGGGCAAATGCCCGGTTTTTTCGTTTAAACCTCTTAACTACTGGTATACCTTTTTTGGAATTGTTATAAAGCCCATTTCATTCTGTTGACCAATTGATTCCTCGTTAGTTCTCCATTGATGTTAAAATATTTAAAGTAGCTCCCCTATTAAATCTAGGGAAGCTGTTTTAGTAAAACCTACTCAGCTGTAATCCCTCGTGTCCATTCTTCAACGAGTTCTGGATTGTTATCGATAAATTCACGTGCCACTTTTTCCGGATCTTCGTCATCGGCAAAGACCTTGGGCATGAGTTCCTCAATCATGTCGTAGGTTTCCGTATATTGTGTGATGAGTTGATAAGCTGCCGGAGCATACTCTT
This sequence is a window from Lentibacillus sp. JNUCC-1. Protein-coding genes within it:
- a CDS encoding alcohol dehydrogenase catalytic domain-containing protein, with the translated sequence MKAIVMEEYGDKDVLNYTDIKEPELKANDVLIEIKATSVNPVDWQIRAGYLQQAIPYEFPLIIGWDAAGVVKKVGSDVTKFSVGDEVFSSPDMMRNGTYAEYVAVDVFRK
- a CDS encoding NADP-dependent oxidoreductase, which encodes MDENMVAKKPSNLSFEEAASGPLVGLTAWTSLIDITDIKEGERVLIQAGAGGVGSFAIQLAKAYGCWVATTGSGKNVDFLKELGADQVINYEEEAFEDVLSPVDVVLDTLGGEVQDRSFKVLKEGGRLASTTTAPDDQLAEKYNVKTYQVSMGRDGKVLAKIADLFEQEKIKPVVEKVLELSEVQEGHRISETGHAKGKIVLKVQD
- the istA gene encoding IS21 family transposase, whose translation is MMEKQKIIKSYLEGVSQRKIAEQTGKSRNTVKSYIDDYEKSRKEDVRDLPIAENIVKAPAYKKRIGKKRVLTDDIKRILRGYIKENEWKRNHYMAKQQMKMIDMHEALLDAGHAISYTTVRNFVNKEVAKSREVFIRRNCVPGYEAEFDWGEIKLEIDGEIKSYSLAVFTLAHSNYRFAKIYQSESQVCVLDVHSEFIHHIGFIPKVFTYDNMRTVVKSFVGTEKTVTDSMINLSNYYQFKIRLCEPRKGNEKGHVERSVEFIRRKAFSAIYSFTSLQEAEDHLSCTLKKINERYHHEHQVKHITLLEDEKKVARPAVMAPFDSAELVECQVNKYSTVMIKQNHYSVPEGHVGKYIKAKAGATYIKLFIDGELVAEHQRKWGVHEWQMNIYHYLSTFQKKKGAISQSECLRQAPTQIKDIYNNYYIGKEKEFIELLLYVKENNNLKRVLEAVEELSAIRFDLVTTDSILFICGQSTSTTKAFSGGDETMNQSVSNMEAYADMFNQVG
- the istB gene encoding IS21-like element helper ATPase IstB, whose amino-acid sequence is MDKQQRIIDLCKDLRLPSIRKIVQNEALEQPAQAFEVLLQVLEQEKADRQVRAKQNRIRTANFPQKKLLEELRVEELPEQASQKLPHLKTLDFIEEGQNVILTGSSGTGKTHIAIGLGMEACLAGYRVFYATVPSLINQLKEHRSERTLRSFELKFGKYDVVILDELGYISFDKEGAELLFSHLSLRAGRKSTIITSNLPFTKWQDMFHDPVLTAALTDRLTHKSHVVNMIGPSYRMKETEAWIKMSGNKVAQN